A window of the Cicer arietinum cultivar CDC Frontier isolate Library 1 chromosome 6, Cicar.CDCFrontier_v2.0, whole genome shotgun sequence genome harbors these coding sequences:
- the LOC101508256 gene encoding protein IQ-DOMAIN 13 isoform X1: MGKKGSWFSAIKRVFTHHSKGKVFNDSDNKSTKEKKKGIGKLKHGETNSFIPLFREPSSIEKIFGDFEREQQVLAIRPPTPPERPKTPPFVPPRVASPRPPSPRAASPRAASPRVTSPKAASSRNVQHNKEVGYRPEPTLKNQHASATKIQAAYRGYMARRSFRALKGLVRLQGVVRGQNVKRQTVSAMKHMQLLVRVQSQIQSRRIQMLENQARYQAEFKNDKDAASTFGKMTLGNGSEAGNNEDWDDSLLTKEEVEARLQRKVEAIIKRERAMAFAYSHQLWKASPKSTQTPVTDTRSSGFPWWWNWLERQLPAGTNPQEKQVLKNFQLTPPRPYSEQKTSPRPGSSTQRQQQHHPFSFDNIDTPKSTKSTIFPSSKPARTPPFRTPQTNTSSMMSKHSRPRALGANSPFDMPLKDDDSLISCPPFSVPNYMASTVSAKAKVRASSNPRERFGGSSVGGGTPTPSNDSKRRVSFPLSQRIGSLFSSKDPHGSHRTPDKYQSFESIGNVSVDSTTSLPARVGRKPFTRFV; the protein is encoded by the exons ATGGGAAAGAAGGGGAGTTGGTTTTCAGCAATCAAGAGAGTTTTCACACACCACTCCAAGGGGAAGGTATTTAAT GATTCAGATAACAAAAGcacaaaagagaaaaagaaaggtATAGGAAAACTAAAGCATGGAGAGACCAATTCTTTCATTCCCCTTTTTAGAGAACCAAGCAGCATTGAGAAAATATTTGGGGACTTTGAAAGAGAGCAACAAGTACTTGCAATTAGGCCTCCCACACCTCCTGAGCGACCGAAAACACCGCCTTTTGTCCCTCCTAGAGTTGCTTCTCCTAGGCCTCCTTCACCAAGGGCTGCTTCTCCAAGGGCCGCTTCACCTCGAGTTACCTCTCCAAAAGCTGCGTCTTCTCGGAATGTTCAGCACAACAAGGAGGTTGGTTACAGACCAGAACCAACTTTAAAGAACCAGCATGCCTCGGCTACAAAGATTCAGGCTGCTTACAGAGGTTATATG GCCAGGAGGAGTTTTAGAGCTCTAAAGGGTCTGGTAAGGCTTCAAGGAGTGGTAAGAGGACAGAATGTCAAGAGACAGACAGTTAGTGCCATGAAACACATGCAGCTGTTAGTGCGAGTTCAATCTCAGATTCAATCTCGAAGAATCCAGATGTTGGAAAACCAGGCACGGTATCAAGCCGAGTTCAAGAATGATAAGGATGCTGCAAGTACCTTTGGCAAAATGACTTTAGGAAATGGT TCTGAGGCAGGTAACAATGAAGATTGGGATGATAGCTTACTGACAAAAGAGGAAGTAGAAGCAAGGTTGCAGAGGAAGGTGGAAGCAATCATCAAAAGAGAGAGAGCAATGGCATTTGCATATTCACATCAG TTGTGGAAGGCCTCTCCAAAATCAACTCAAACACCGGTGACAGATACACGATCAAGCGGATTCCCATGGTGGTGGAACTGGCTGGAAAGACAACTACCTGCTGGAACAAATCCACAAGAAAAACAAGTCCTAAAGAATTTTCAACTCACACCACCAAGACCATATTCAGAACAAAAGACAAGTCCAAGACCTGGCTCAAGCACTCAAAGGCAACAACAGCACCATCCATTTTCCTTTGATAACATAGATACACCAAAATCCACAAAATCAACTATATTTCCATCTTCAAAACCAGCTAGAACTCCTCCATTCAGAACTCCACAAACAAACACCTCGAGCATGATGTCAAAACATTCAAGGCCTAGAGCATTAGGAGCCAACTCACCTTTCGATATGCCGCTCAAGGACGACGATAGTCTCATAAGCTGTCCACCATTTTCAGTGCCAAACTACATGGCTTCAACCGTTTCTGCTAAAGCGAAAGTACGCGCTAGCAGTAATCCAAGAGAAAGATTTGGTGGTAGTAGTGTTGGTGGTGGAACTCCAACTCCAAGCAATGATTCAAAGAGGAGAGTTTCATTCCCTTTATCACAAAGAATAGGGTCATTGTTCTCTAGCAAGGATCCTCATGGCTCTCACAGAACACCAGATAAATATCAGTCATTTGAATCAATAGGAAATGTGAGTGTCGATTCAACAACATCATTGCCAGCAAGAGTTGGAAGAAAACCTTTTACAAGATTTGTGTGA
- the LOC101508256 gene encoding protein IQ-DOMAIN 13 isoform X2 codes for MGKKGSWFSAIKRVFTHHSKGKDSDNKSTKEKKKGIGKLKHGETNSFIPLFREPSSIEKIFGDFEREQQVLAIRPPTPPERPKTPPFVPPRVASPRPPSPRAASPRAASPRVTSPKAASSRNVQHNKEVGYRPEPTLKNQHASATKIQAAYRGYMARRSFRALKGLVRLQGVVRGQNVKRQTVSAMKHMQLLVRVQSQIQSRRIQMLENQARYQAEFKNDKDAASTFGKMTLGNGSEAGNNEDWDDSLLTKEEVEARLQRKVEAIIKRERAMAFAYSHQLWKASPKSTQTPVTDTRSSGFPWWWNWLERQLPAGTNPQEKQVLKNFQLTPPRPYSEQKTSPRPGSSTQRQQQHHPFSFDNIDTPKSTKSTIFPSSKPARTPPFRTPQTNTSSMMSKHSRPRALGANSPFDMPLKDDDSLISCPPFSVPNYMASTVSAKAKVRASSNPRERFGGSSVGGGTPTPSNDSKRRVSFPLSQRIGSLFSSKDPHGSHRTPDKYQSFESIGNVSVDSTTSLPARVGRKPFTRFV; via the exons ATGGGAAAGAAGGGGAGTTGGTTTTCAGCAATCAAGAGAGTTTTCACACACCACTCCAAGGGGAAG GATTCAGATAACAAAAGcacaaaagagaaaaagaaaggtATAGGAAAACTAAAGCATGGAGAGACCAATTCTTTCATTCCCCTTTTTAGAGAACCAAGCAGCATTGAGAAAATATTTGGGGACTTTGAAAGAGAGCAACAAGTACTTGCAATTAGGCCTCCCACACCTCCTGAGCGACCGAAAACACCGCCTTTTGTCCCTCCTAGAGTTGCTTCTCCTAGGCCTCCTTCACCAAGGGCTGCTTCTCCAAGGGCCGCTTCACCTCGAGTTACCTCTCCAAAAGCTGCGTCTTCTCGGAATGTTCAGCACAACAAGGAGGTTGGTTACAGACCAGAACCAACTTTAAAGAACCAGCATGCCTCGGCTACAAAGATTCAGGCTGCTTACAGAGGTTATATG GCCAGGAGGAGTTTTAGAGCTCTAAAGGGTCTGGTAAGGCTTCAAGGAGTGGTAAGAGGACAGAATGTCAAGAGACAGACAGTTAGTGCCATGAAACACATGCAGCTGTTAGTGCGAGTTCAATCTCAGATTCAATCTCGAAGAATCCAGATGTTGGAAAACCAGGCACGGTATCAAGCCGAGTTCAAGAATGATAAGGATGCTGCAAGTACCTTTGGCAAAATGACTTTAGGAAATGGT TCTGAGGCAGGTAACAATGAAGATTGGGATGATAGCTTACTGACAAAAGAGGAAGTAGAAGCAAGGTTGCAGAGGAAGGTGGAAGCAATCATCAAAAGAGAGAGAGCAATGGCATTTGCATATTCACATCAG TTGTGGAAGGCCTCTCCAAAATCAACTCAAACACCGGTGACAGATACACGATCAAGCGGATTCCCATGGTGGTGGAACTGGCTGGAAAGACAACTACCTGCTGGAACAAATCCACAAGAAAAACAAGTCCTAAAGAATTTTCAACTCACACCACCAAGACCATATTCAGAACAAAAGACAAGTCCAAGACCTGGCTCAAGCACTCAAAGGCAACAACAGCACCATCCATTTTCCTTTGATAACATAGATACACCAAAATCCACAAAATCAACTATATTTCCATCTTCAAAACCAGCTAGAACTCCTCCATTCAGAACTCCACAAACAAACACCTCGAGCATGATGTCAAAACATTCAAGGCCTAGAGCATTAGGAGCCAACTCACCTTTCGATATGCCGCTCAAGGACGACGATAGTCTCATAAGCTGTCCACCATTTTCAGTGCCAAACTACATGGCTTCAACCGTTTCTGCTAAAGCGAAAGTACGCGCTAGCAGTAATCCAAGAGAAAGATTTGGTGGTAGTAGTGTTGGTGGTGGAACTCCAACTCCAAGCAATGATTCAAAGAGGAGAGTTTCATTCCCTTTATCACAAAGAATAGGGTCATTGTTCTCTAGCAAGGATCCTCATGGCTCTCACAGAACACCAGATAAATATCAGTCATTTGAATCAATAGGAAATGTGAGTGTCGATTCAACAACATCATTGCCAGCAAGAGTTGGAAGAAAACCTTTTACAAGATTTGTGTGA